The sequence ACATTAGAAGCCCAATgtacgaagatttgtgcaagaatgggcctttctttctttggctgccggccccgcctttccgctccggcctcgccttcccacgctgcccagaggccctgcgCGCGGCTGGGGCGGTGTGCATCACCTGCGTCCCACAccgcccccggccacttggcgcctgtgtatgcaaatttacccgccatctttattgggttaatttgcacactcactcctgattggctggtgggcgtcatgaaagtacggtcaatttgcatctttctcttttattagtgtagattagcagATAAGTCAAAATGGCCTCTCCAATAACTGGGTTTGCTCTCATCCTTAATTGCAACTTTCATCGTAAAATTATCAATCTCTTGGGGAAAAAACATCTTCTGGTAAGGACAACAGAAATAAGCTCCACCATcatcatattttccttttcaaaagtaACAAACAGCATTCCAACCAAATGTGGACATGGGCCAATGCCTCCTCTCCCTCACACATCAAATGGTTATTTTGTACGTATTTTGAAAAAAGGTAGACTTCCTTCTTGGAGCTCAAGGAAAGAAATGTATTCTATGTGTATTGTAAgtgctgttttaaaaatacttctttggATATACTTTCTAATGCACACCAAAGAAGTCAACAGTTTAATCGAAAGAAGggaagtaaaaaaacacacctgaatGAATAGTTTAGAGAAGGAAGAATGACGGGCAAAGACACTAAAGGGCGTGACGCTTTATACAAAGCTCAGTTTCTAGATCAATAAATGCTAGGCCATCAATATGAAAATATGATCattcaaaatggaaatgaaactCTTCCCAGACATCCATGTTTCTGTTTACTAAACATGATAGGCAAACTGTCATATAATTAGAACTCAATATAAACAATATTGAGACTGGCTACTGATTATAATAGAAAATAAcagatatttgtatatttattagaGACACTTAAAATGTAAGTGATCTGATAACTTCAATAGTAAGGAGAGCACCAAAAGCAGTTATAGTTCTCTGTAGtcagaaacttaaaaaagaaaatccctgCTTTCTGACTGAAGATATAAGACCATTATCACAATTCTCTAACCCCTGGGAAGACAGTCTCAATGCAGGATCAAATCGGAAAATTTAAGTAAGTACTAGGCATTTTGTTCTATTTAGGTTCAGACTGATCTCTACTTTGAGGGTAGGGAGCTTAATATTTAAGAAAGGGCAGGTCTGCAGTACCAGGGAAGGCTCAGAGCCGTGTACCAATGAGTTGGCAACAGTATTTTAGGAACCCAGTTGTCTTAGGTACAAAACCCAATCCCTAAGTTTGTGCATGAGCAAGGAGCACAGGAATTGGAGTCAGGCAGaccttggtttgattcctgatagCAAATTATTAGTTGTGTACCATGGAATAAGCCAAATAACCTTCTAAAGGTgcactttcctcatttgtaaaatgggtttaGTACCTCGAGGGACTATAGTGTAGATTAGGGAacacatgcgtgcacacatgTACGCACACGCATATGCACACTCCATCTGGCGGAGTCTCTAACATTCATTAAACGTTAGAAATACTACTGGGTTAAGCTTTGTTCTAGAACTAAAAAGAAAGTCCTACATAAAAATAGCTCTGGAAACTAACATAATTGAGGTGCAATGTCACCATGGCTTTTCCAGGCCTGTGATTGGGTTTGGAATAGTATCTGCACCCAGTTGAGGAGTTAGAAAAATGTATAGATTGGGGGCGATAAAACTGCAGAATGCAGGGCAAGGCAAGGGAGCATGTGAAGGCAGCTCTGCACTTACGCCGCTCCTCCCTGTGCCTCTCCGTCTCTGCGAAGTACTGGCGGAGCTCCTCGGTGATCTCCATGTTGCTCAGGTCATACTCCACCTCATCCTCTGAGTCGGTCTCCGCCTCCTCTTCTGTGGTCCAAGATTGGTCTTCGCTCGTGCTTTCAGGAGGACGCTGCCCAGACCTTGGAGAATGTGAATAACCGCAGTGGGAGTCCTGGGAGGACAAGTGATGGTCATAGAAGGACTGAGGGGCTCTACCTTTGTGAGCATAAAAGCCCTGGGGAAGACCTCCTGGAGTGAAGTACCAGGGGGAACTGAAATAAGACTCCACGGCCTTCCGATAGGCATTCTGGTGGCTTCGCATCCAAGCCATTGCTTGATAATAATGTTGCCAGTATCTTGCATATACTGGATGACAGGACCAAGGCACAGTAGTTTCCGATGATGTCGTCTACAAAATAAAGGGAGGTGTAGGCTAGGCATCACAATTCATCCTCAAGATGTTTAATCAACTTATCAACACAAATCTATTGAGTATCTACTAAAAACCTACTCTACTTTAGGATGCGGCTGGCCAAAGAGGGTATGACAGGTCCATGCCCACAGTGGAAATTGAGTGTATGCACACCTGCCCTGAAGTATGTGTACATGAGGTATGCACAGGATAATTAGCTTAACGTTATGGCTGTAAAAAAGTGGGACACAAGCTAATAATGATCATTTTTAGACAGGATGCAGGGAGAGATAAGGACTGGACATCTATCACCTTCGCCCTTTCTAGCCACTGTAGTTAAGCAACTAGTTCCCAGTTTGAAATGGCCTGCCAAGAACCACATGGACTAATGAAATGGCATGTTTTCTGGTCTCCTCCCTCTCTACCCCCTAAATGCCTGCTGGCCCAGCCTATTCCTCAGTGCCGGGGACAAAGATGTTGAGCAACGCACCCAGTGGtgcttttttcatttctgatgtatttctttggtcttctccATCATGGAATGAGAACACCAAGATTTTAAAGACTAAAATTTACCTTTTTCtcttagaagttaaaaaaaaaatcttacctttgCTGCCATCTCTGATTGTGAAAGTCCAAATGGGCACGGGAACTAGGAAAGACCAAGCACAGGGAACATCTGGTCAGGATAGGTATGTGATGTTCATGGCTATTTTGTAGTTTGCCAAGCAGCTTCTCATAGGGTGCCTCTTGCCCAGTACCATGCCTAGTCTTCACGCAACTTACCACCACGGGACCCTGGCACCTGGGCATGACCTTGTGGTCTGAAAAGGAGGGATCTCCTGAGGTATGATTAAGTGGCTCAAGGGACACTCCACTTTTCAAGTACTGGTTtccctaatttttgtttttcaattacagtttactttgcagtattatttttgtattggtttcaggtgtacagcagagtgattaggcaattatgtactttacaaagtgttccccctgatatttccagtgtcCACCTGGCACCGTGCATAGTTATCGCAATATTATTGACAGTATGCCCCAAGCTGTACTCTACACCAGCCCTATTGAAACACACGCAAGATGCCCCCGGTAGCATAAAGGTCACTACCTTAAAGTGCAATGACATAGAGATTTAACAACAGAACTTGATTCCCTATTGAAAATAACCATGTAAATAGTAGTTAGtatgtatatgaaatatatagAGTATGAACTAAAGTTGACAGCTCTTATTTTATGTACCAATTCTTAACTCATGCCAATGTCTATTTAAATTAAACTTGCATGTCCCTGAGACTTGAATAGAATAGAGTTCCTCTTGCCAACTCACCAGAAACCTTTGTTGGGTCTTGGGAAAGCCCTTCTGAATAAGACATCTTCCAGCCTGGGTTGTACCCTGCTCTTTAAGTCCCCTCAATGGACCTTATTTTGGTTTGGGTTGTGATAAGCACCTCTCAGCCAGCGTGTGACATCACTCCGCCCTTTTGCAGGAGGAGAAACTTCCATGGAGGCTCTTCCCGGAGCCACCATGCAGAATGCCTTTGCCCAACAGCCTTGCTCGGCCCGGATTTGCTCCTTTCCCCACTACTTCAGTGCTCGTGACTTACTGATATGACAGGAAATACCTAAAGGTAAAGTTCAATCTGCACCTTTTACAACCTATGTAAAACagacttatgtaatatttttcctTCTGCTCACGAGTT comes from Eptesicus fuscus isolate TK198812 chromosome 1, DD_ASM_mEF_20220401, whole genome shotgun sequence and encodes:
- the GEMIN8 gene encoding gem-associated protein 8, with the protein product MAAKTTSSETTVPWSCHPVYARYWQHYYQAMAWMRSHQNAYRKAVESYFSSPWYFTPGGLPQGFYAHKGRAPQSFYDHHLSSQDSHCGYSHSPRSGQRPPESTSEDQSWTTEEEAETDSEDEVEYDLSNMEITEELRQYFAETERHREERRQQQQLDAQRLEDYVNADHDLYYKTRRSMEPPSESPSERRQAEMKRLYGDSAAKIQAMEAAVQLSFNKHFDRKRPKYWPVIPLKF